From Pandoraea vervacti, the proteins below share one genomic window:
- a CDS encoding glycoside hydrolase family 44 protein yields MRVLPRRSAYSRLTRLVGAAVLLSCAACTEATPGGALPVTIAVDAAANRHPINPLIYGINFGTTAMLQDLRAPLNRSGGNSASAYNWRLDARNAGRDWYYESLPVNPTDINDQFGERFVALTQAAGAQPIVTISMLGRVATLSRSRDRLASFSIAKYGPQQNHDVDGMTDAGNGILRDGTPVRNDPDDATVPDDPASQHARVAALVQQFGPARAGGVKYYAMDNEPSLWQLIHNNSHPSGAHASEIAAKVIAYSRAVKAADPGAKVLAPEEWGWNGYLYSGFDQQHSITHGYAQAPDRLNETGGMPYIPWLLTQWKRAGRPVDIFSLHFYPQSKEYEEPADAHSTDVALMRNRSTRNLWDPNYKDPTWINSVVALIPMMRQWVDTYYYPGTPIALTEYNWGADTRMNGATAQADILGIFGREKLDMATRWGTLDPSMPVYKAIKLYRNYDDHGGEFGSTSVAASTPDPDTVSAFAALRDKDGAMTLVVINKQLERAAQATISLANFAQAGTGEVWQLVDNQLTRAPDTTFSGSELRAALPPQSIKLFVLRKPANRVK; encoded by the coding sequence ATGCGCGTGTTGCCGCGCCGTAGTGCGTATTCCAGACTGACCCGACTCGTGGGCGCTGCCGTGTTGCTATCGTGCGCCGCATGTACCGAGGCGACGCCCGGCGGCGCGTTACCCGTGACCATCGCCGTGGACGCGGCAGCCAACCGGCATCCGATCAATCCGCTGATCTACGGTATCAATTTCGGCACGACGGCGATGTTGCAGGACCTGCGCGCGCCGCTCAACCGTTCGGGCGGCAACAGTGCGTCGGCCTACAACTGGCGGCTCGACGCCCGCAACGCCGGGCGCGACTGGTACTACGAAAGCCTGCCGGTCAACCCGACGGACATCAACGATCAGTTCGGCGAGCGCTTCGTCGCGCTCACACAGGCCGCGGGCGCGCAGCCGATCGTGACGATCTCCATGCTCGGACGCGTGGCCACGCTCTCGCGCTCACGCGACCGGCTCGCGAGCTTCTCCATTGCCAAATACGGCCCGCAGCAGAACCACGACGTGGACGGCATGACGGATGCGGGCAACGGCATTCTGCGCGACGGCACGCCGGTCAGGAACGATCCGGACGACGCCACCGTACCCGACGATCCCGCAAGCCAGCACGCGCGTGTCGCCGCATTGGTGCAGCAGTTCGGCCCGGCGCGCGCGGGCGGGGTGAAGTACTACGCGATGGATAACGAGCCCAGTCTCTGGCAACTGATCCACAACAATTCGCATCCGAGCGGCGCTCACGCGAGCGAGATCGCCGCGAAAGTCATCGCGTATTCGCGCGCCGTGAAGGCGGCGGATCCAGGTGCGAAAGTGCTCGCGCCGGAGGAGTGGGGCTGGAACGGTTACCTGTACAGCGGCTTCGATCAGCAGCACTCGATCACCCATGGCTATGCACAGGCGCCGGACCGGTTGAACGAAACGGGCGGCATGCCGTACATCCCGTGGTTGCTCACGCAGTGGAAGCGGGCAGGTCGGCCGGTCGACATCTTCAGTCTGCACTTTTATCCGCAGAGCAAGGAGTACGAAGAGCCGGCCGACGCGCATTCGACCGACGTCGCGCTCATGCGCAACCGCTCGACGCGCAATCTGTGGGACCCGAATTACAAGGATCCGACGTGGATCAACAGCGTAGTCGCGCTGATTCCGATGATGCGCCAGTGGGTCGATACGTACTATTACCCCGGCACCCCCATCGCGCTCACCGAGTACAACTGGGGGGCGGACACGCGCATGAACGGGGCGACCGCGCAGGCCGACATTCTCGGCATTTTCGGACGTGAAAAGCTGGACATGGCCACCCGCTGGGGCACGCTCGATCCGTCGATGCCGGTGTACAAGGCGATCAAGCTGTATCGCAATTACGACGACCACGGCGGTGAATTCGGCTCGACGAGCGTGGCGGCGAGCACCCCCGATCCGGATACGGTGTCGGCGTTCGCTGCGTTGCGCGACAAGGACGGCGCGATGACCCTCGTCGTCATCAACAAGCAACTCGAGCGCGCCGCGCAGGCGACGATTTCGCTCGCCAATTTTGCCCAGGCGGGCACGGGCGAAGTCTGGCAACTGGTGGACAACCAGCTGACGCGGGCGCCGGACACCACGTTTTCCGGCAGTGAACTGCGCGCGGCGCTGCCGCCGCAAAGCATCAAGCTTTTCGTGCTGCGCAAGCCGGCGAACCGGGTGAAATGA
- a CDS encoding polysaccharide biosynthesis/export family protein, with translation MNMLRPACVLALMTLTACTQTWVDTKYQQPDRFATWVDATPSPYRLLPGDDISVVLPFNIELNYKGRVAPDGTVAMPFAGNLPAAGQTLAQFGDTVNRALAANHMTANAMAMVAVTQTAAHVFVGGEVGKPGELALTPGMSVMQAIITAQGLLDTARTGEIVLIRRSPDGRPMLRTVDVKALTQQGDPAQDIVLQSNDTIFVPKSSIAEVDLWVDQYINKALPFNKNVNYDINGARSF, from the coding sequence ATGAACATGCTCCGCCCGGCCTGCGTACTGGCGCTGATGACGCTGACGGCCTGCACCCAAACCTGGGTCGACACCAAATACCAGCAACCCGATCGTTTCGCGACGTGGGTCGATGCGACGCCGAGTCCGTACCGGCTGTTGCCTGGCGACGACATTTCCGTGGTGTTGCCATTCAACATCGAGCTCAATTACAAGGGCCGCGTCGCACCCGACGGCACCGTTGCCATGCCGTTCGCAGGCAACCTGCCGGCAGCCGGCCAGACGCTCGCGCAATTCGGCGATACGGTCAACCGCGCACTCGCGGCCAACCACATGACCGCGAATGCGATGGCCATGGTCGCCGTGACGCAGACCGCCGCGCACGTTTTCGTCGGCGGCGAAGTCGGCAAGCCCGGCGAGCTCGCACTCACGCCCGGTATGAGCGTGATGCAGGCAATCATCACGGCGCAGGGCCTGCTCGACACCGCACGCACCGGCGAAATCGTGCTGATTCGCCGCAGCCCCGACGGTCGTCCGATGCTTCGCACGGTCGACGTGAAGGCGCTCACGCAGCAAGGCGACCCCGCGCAGGACATCGTGCTGCAATCGAACGACACGATCTTCGTGCCGAAGTCGTCGATCGCCGAAGTCGATCTCTGGGTCGACCAGTACATCAACAAGGCGCTGCCGTTCAACAAGAACGTCAACTACGACATCAACGGCGCGCGTAGCTTCTGA
- a CDS encoding GumC family protein, which produces MTIRDYLNTLFYYRKIATTVFLAIVALGILVALFVPIPYRAQATLLVLNAGYYDQTNNPNGGVSLQPPPGQLNGVEAQILSSPELHRDVILSKLGPSATASEIDRELQNFEKRLHIEQNDLANTITLTYSDADPKAAADALARLLDKYFRQRASIFTQGRVNLLVSQRDDVGKQLDKADADLLAFQKKHGIVKIDDQTSRAVMLEAQLVQRKLETDAKLAQDRSELKSLQSSTKDVRSTIPIYTDDSETSRAINTLQGSLSELENKRADFASRYMATSPFVVQLDKQIADMRANIAKQRQEMMTATRLGHNNYYDVVQERLAVLNASIAGGVAQQAELEAQIKDTRNKLQGMSDVSSQLSQLQARRDILADSFKDRSRQVELARVQQGQVSQINGTNVRVIQAPFPPSQRSVSASLLIAASIAAGLLISALTVLILSSLRETFLSPEQVERALLLPVVNAPVLLGGARAGAGAADIAGSGGATAGGANAEPAYARPAHLAYGRMIAAINSSTDAHAKVVMVLSTGKNDGQSSVIQGLTSELEHRSDKPILILDIASTPDSPVYGKPNAQGLLEWPSNGNSRTAGVETRVPVNADAAGALADLTFTRVDCHNIVVAQPRSGAIPSSWQQVTRLFDGLRESHDYIVVHAPPSSQSFSGIENASLADATVLVVRAEATRKPVIAGLKAQVEDAGGRLIGVALTHRRGYIPSFIYRFF; this is translated from the coding sequence GTGACGATCCGGGATTATCTCAACACCCTTTTTTACTACCGCAAGATCGCCACGACGGTGTTCCTCGCCATTGTGGCGCTCGGCATCCTCGTCGCCCTCTTCGTGCCGATTCCGTATCGTGCGCAGGCCACGCTGCTCGTGCTCAACGCGGGGTACTACGACCAGACCAACAACCCGAACGGCGGCGTGTCGCTGCAACCGCCGCCCGGACAGTTGAACGGTGTGGAAGCGCAGATTCTCTCCAGTCCCGAGCTGCACCGCGACGTCATCCTCTCGAAGCTCGGCCCGAGTGCGACGGCAAGCGAGATTGACCGCGAGTTGCAGAATTTCGAGAAGCGTCTGCACATCGAGCAGAACGATCTGGCCAACACCATCACGCTGACGTATTCGGATGCCGATCCGAAGGCGGCGGCCGATGCGCTGGCTCGCCTGCTCGACAAGTACTTCCGTCAGCGCGCATCGATCTTCACGCAGGGACGCGTCAACCTGCTGGTCAGCCAGCGCGACGACGTGGGCAAGCAACTCGACAAGGCAGACGCCGATCTGCTCGCGTTCCAGAAAAAACACGGCATCGTGAAAATCGACGATCAGACGTCGCGCGCCGTGATGCTCGAAGCGCAGCTCGTGCAGCGCAAGCTCGAAACCGATGCGAAGCTCGCCCAGGACCGCAGCGAACTGAAGTCGCTGCAAAGTTCGACCAAGGACGTGCGCTCGACGATCCCGATCTATACGGACGACTCCGAGACCAGCCGCGCGATCAACACCCTGCAGGGCTCGCTCAGCGAGCTCGAGAACAAGCGCGCCGACTTCGCGTCGCGTTACATGGCGACCTCGCCGTTCGTGGTGCAGCTCGACAAGCAGATTGCCGACATGCGCGCGAACATCGCCAAGCAGCGTCAGGAGATGATGACCGCCACGCGTCTGGGTCATAACAACTATTACGACGTGGTACAGGAACGTCTGGCCGTGCTCAATGCGAGCATTGCCGGCGGCGTTGCGCAGCAGGCAGAGCTCGAAGCGCAGATCAAGGACACGCGCAACAAGCTGCAAGGCATGAGCGACGTGTCGAGCCAGTTGAGTCAGTTGCAGGCGCGTCGCGACATTCTCGCCGACAGCTTCAAGGACCGTTCGCGTCAGGTGGAACTTGCCCGCGTGCAGCAGGGCCAGGTCAGTCAGATCAACGGCACCAACGTGCGCGTTATCCAGGCGCCTTTCCCGCCGTCGCAACGCAGCGTGTCGGCCAGCCTGCTGATCGCCGCGTCGATTGCCGCCGGTCTGTTGATCTCTGCGCTCACGGTGCTGATTCTGTCGAGCCTGCGCGAAACGTTCCTCAGCCCGGAACAAGTCGAACGCGCGCTGCTGCTGCCGGTGGTGAACGCCCCGGTCCTGCTCGGTGGCGCACGTGCCGGTGCCGGCGCTGCCGATATTGCCGGCTCCGGCGGTGCGACGGCAGGCGGTGCGAATGCCGAGCCCGCCTATGCGCGCCCCGCACATCTGGCCTACGGTCGCATGATCGCCGCGATCAATAGCAGTACCGACGCGCATGCCAAGGTGGTAATGGTGTTGTCGACCGGGAAGAACGACGGCCAGTCCTCCGTCATTCAGGGGCTCACGAGCGAACTCGAACACCGCTCCGACAAACCGATTCTGATCCTGGACATCGCCTCGACGCCCGACTCGCCGGTGTATGGCAAGCCGAACGCGCAAGGTCTGCTGGAATGGCCGTCGAACGGCAACAGCCGCACTGCTGGGGTGGAGACCCGCGTCCCGGTCAATGCAGACGCCGCTGGGGCGCTCGCGGACCTGACGTTCACGCGCGTCGATTGCCACAACATCGTCGTGGCGCAACCGCGCAGCGGCGCCATTCCGTCGTCGTGGCAGCAGGTCACGCGGCTGTTCGACGGGCTGCGCGAATCGCACGACTACATCGTCGTGCATGCGCCGCCGTCGAGTCAGTCGTTCAGCGGCATCGAAAACGCGTCCCTGGCGGACGCCACGGTGCTCGTGGTGCGCGCAGAAGCCACGCGCAAGCCGGTCATTGCCGGACTCAAGGCGCAGGTCGAAGACGCCGGCGGCCGCCTGATCGGCGTGGCGCTCACGCATCGCCGCGGCTACATTCCGAGCTTCATCTACCGGTTCTTCTAA
- a CDS encoding DUF6492 family protein, whose protein sequence is MPQISAILPIKTRGRHYADNIGRCDILFSSLRHFTTPDLFHRFVIIVPHDEVEEVRGYAKAWSDFPIEVIDESLYMGAFNEFSQRHQIRNWHRQQIIKINAPEWIETEYFLIFDPDCFATHAFDYDSLVVDGRAITHLKGRSVEPYYWEASAKLLDVDPHLDREGVWWTPATLSRSLCLSLQARLEAVHGTDWKRVLLANYAIDWTEYTLYWLNAERAGLLDKYHTQAVPPQRTLHADESVWFADKMQEWDAAHYFAPESDGLFAVVQSNTKIPLDQVVAKLSPYFPIDIQPYERHVDPALKGAELYSAVVRKGLKMVKKLLGNGAGIK, encoded by the coding sequence ATGCCACAAATCAGCGCGATCCTGCCGATCAAGACCCGCGGACGACACTACGCCGACAACATTGGCCGGTGCGATATCCTCTTCTCGTCGCTGCGACACTTCACGACGCCGGACCTGTTCCATCGCTTCGTGATCATCGTGCCGCACGACGAAGTCGAGGAAGTGCGTGGCTATGCCAAGGCGTGGTCCGACTTTCCCATCGAAGTGATCGACGAGTCGCTGTACATGGGCGCGTTCAACGAATTCTCGCAGCGCCACCAGATCCGTAACTGGCATCGTCAGCAGATCATCAAGATCAACGCGCCGGAGTGGATCGAGACCGAGTACTTCCTGATCTTCGATCCCGACTGTTTCGCCACCCACGCCTTCGACTACGACTCGCTCGTCGTCGACGGCCGGGCAATCACGCATCTCAAGGGACGAAGCGTCGAGCCGTACTATTGGGAAGCGTCGGCCAAACTGCTCGACGTCGATCCGCATCTGGATCGCGAAGGCGTGTGGTGGACGCCCGCAACGCTCTCGCGCTCGCTGTGCCTGTCGCTGCAGGCGCGGCTCGAAGCCGTGCACGGCACGGACTGGAAGCGTGTGCTGCTCGCGAACTACGCCATCGACTGGACGGAATACACGCTGTACTGGCTCAATGCCGAGCGAGCCGGTCTGCTCGACAAGTACCACACGCAGGCCGTGCCCCCGCAGCGCACGCTGCACGCCGACGAGAGCGTGTGGTTTGCGGACAAGATGCAGGAGTGGGACGCCGCGCACTACTTCGCCCCCGAGAGCGACGGATTGTTCGCCGTGGTGCAAAGCAATACGAAGATCCCGCTCGATCAGGTCGTGGCCAAACTCTCGCCGTATTTCCCCATTGACATTCAGCCGTACGAGCGTCACGTGGACCCTGCGCTCAAGGGCGCAGAGTTATACTCGGCGGTCGTGCGCAAGGGGCTCAAGATGGTCAAGAAGTTGCTGGGCAACGGCGCGGGTATCAAATAA
- a CDS encoding acyltransferase family protein → MSSRGGTGSTGNTGNTRGRMVGIEILRFFSAFAVLVWHYQHFFFRPETASIDVVRDTQPLYGWLHPFYDFGWLGVNVFWTISGFIFFNRYLSKIVARQVSGGLFFLNRFSRLYPLHIVTLVAVALLQAYYVRENHAFFVYPYNTPYDFFVNVIFASGWLTPYTDSFNGPVWSVSTEIVIYVAFFLLARFFRIGLGWTLLIMCLAAAAGGLLIHQHVKGSESNIVFCAFYFFMGGAVHLIYERLRDVIEAHRRATVLLCCAGYAALFAVCAVFGGTKYLAATVIAPISIVLLHAIEPWIPERFASPIAKLGNTTYSSYLIHFPLQLTTVIVLQRLGMSSATLAMSPWFLLAYLIAVFVLARWVYQALEAPAQTFLRRRLAWIGGRSQRGAAN, encoded by the coding sequence ATGAGCAGTAGGGGCGGTACGGGCAGCACAGGCAACACCGGCAACACGCGTGGCCGGATGGTCGGCATCGAGATTCTGCGATTTTTCAGTGCTTTCGCGGTACTCGTCTGGCATTACCAGCATTTCTTCTTCCGGCCCGAAACGGCTTCCATCGACGTCGTGCGCGACACGCAGCCGCTCTACGGGTGGTTGCATCCGTTCTACGATTTCGGATGGCTCGGCGTGAACGTCTTCTGGACGATCTCCGGCTTCATCTTCTTCAACCGCTACCTGTCGAAGATCGTCGCCCGCCAGGTTTCCGGCGGCCTGTTCTTTCTGAACCGCTTTTCCCGGCTGTATCCGCTGCATATCGTCACGCTCGTGGCCGTGGCGCTGTTGCAGGCGTATTACGTACGCGAAAACCATGCGTTCTTCGTTTATCCGTACAACACGCCCTACGACTTCTTCGTCAATGTGATCTTCGCGTCCGGTTGGCTCACGCCTTACACAGACTCGTTCAACGGTCCGGTATGGAGCGTGTCGACGGAAATCGTGATTTACGTAGCGTTCTTCCTGCTGGCGCGATTTTTCCGCATCGGACTCGGGTGGACGTTGCTCATCATGTGCCTGGCCGCGGCCGCAGGGGGGCTGCTGATTCATCAGCACGTCAAGGGTAGCGAGTCGAACATCGTCTTCTGCGCCTTCTACTTTTTCATGGGCGGCGCGGTACACCTGATTTACGAGCGGTTGCGCGACGTCATCGAGGCACACCGTCGCGCAACGGTGTTGCTGTGCTGTGCGGGGTATGCGGCGTTGTTCGCGGTGTGCGCGGTGTTCGGCGGGACGAAATATCTGGCAGCGACGGTGATTGCGCCGATCTCGATCGTGTTGCTGCACGCCATCGAGCCGTGGATTCCGGAACGGTTCGCGTCGCCCATTGCCAAGCTCGGCAACACGACGTATTCCAGCTATCTGATTCACTTTCCGCTGCAACTCACGACGGTGATCGTGTTGCAGCGTCTGGGCATGTCGAGCGCGACCCTGGCCATGAGTCCATGGTTCCTGCTGGCCTATCTGATCGCGGTGTTCGTGCTTGCGCGGTGGGTCTATCAGGCGCTGGAGGCACCGGCGCAGACATTCCTGCGGCGACGTCTGGCCTGGATCGGCGGGCGCTCGCAGCGCGGCGCCGCGAATTGA
- a CDS encoding CreA family protein, with protein sequence MKKAAALALMLAASWAHAEKIGDVSTAFKFLGPDHKIVVDAYDDPKVHGVTCYVSRAKTGGLKGMVGLAEDKAEASIACRPVGPLSFSGPLPKEEEVFSEGLSPLFKKLRIVRMVDKTRNTLVYLTYSDKLIDGSPQNSVTAVPVDRATPIPTK encoded by the coding sequence ATGAAGAAAGCAGCCGCGCTGGCGCTGATGCTCGCCGCGAGTTGGGCGCATGCCGAGAAGATCGGCGATGTCAGCACCGCATTCAAGTTTCTGGGGCCGGATCACAAGATCGTCGTCGATGCCTATGACGATCCGAAGGTACACGGCGTGACGTGTTACGTCTCGCGCGCCAAGACCGGTGGACTCAAGGGCATGGTCGGACTCGCCGAAGACAAGGCCGAAGCCTCCATCGCCTGCCGTCCCGTCGGCCCGCTCTCGTTTTCCGGGCCGCTGCCCAAGGAAGAGGAAGTCTTCTCCGAGGGACTGTCTCCGCTTTTCAAGAAACTGCGTATCGTGCGAATGGTCGACAAGACGCGCAACACCCTCGTCTACCTCACATACTCCGACAAGCTGATCGACGGCTCGCCGCAAAACAGCGTGACCGCCGTGCCGGTCGATCGCGCAACGCCGATTCCGACCAAATAA
- a CDS encoding sigma-54-dependent Fis family transcriptional regulator — MPPITESAHARRVLNVVQGHASSGAGATDPNIASSWRRCLDTHALDPGAHMAPRVLASSQLRDRRHAMERLRTVSLPVLERLQRQLMNPRQAVLLTAPDGVIVDSRLHDGTRDDFHRAGLWPGADWSESCEGTNGIGTCAVERAPVIICQQDHFRARHTPLTCTASPVFAPQGELLAVIDVSSTTADVTRQSQFHTLALVNLTAKVVESEYFFQHYRDEWLLQLQEQADHLGGFAQALIAFDDTGRVLAANQSALNCLGATRDEIVGTRVDQWFAQTLDTLLAQAHPAPSACWPIRTSAGDSLLAMLRAPARAARRTRDLPTPSKAPPASVAAPFADPALSREFSRACRVFAHDVPVLIRGETGSGKEVFARAVHASSARSGGPFVALNCAAIPESLIESELFGYVGGSFTGARKEGMTGKLWQANGGTLFLDEIGDMPFAMQTRLLRVLEERRVSPLGGGESVPLDIRVLSATHRDLSARIAERQFREDLFYRLSGLEVTVPPLREREDKVDLIERLLAQACAQGAGGAVHVTEAAQARLCNYAWPGNVRQMRSVIRTLVALSENGIVTVDELPDALRDAPTVMETGELARVGATNEADAPPEAPLEAAERQALRAALDACHGQVSAAARRLGVSRNTLYRKLRRFGLQRA, encoded by the coding sequence ATGCCACCCATTACTGAGTCCGCGCACGCGCGTCGCGTGCTGAACGTCGTGCAGGGCCATGCGTCCTCCGGCGCGGGCGCGACGGACCCGAATATCGCCAGTTCATGGCGACGTTGTCTGGACACTCACGCACTCGATCCGGGCGCACACATGGCGCCGCGCGTTCTGGCGTCCTCACAGTTGCGCGATCGCCGTCATGCCATGGAGCGGTTGCGTACGGTGTCGCTGCCGGTATTGGAGCGCTTGCAGCGTCAGTTGATGAATCCGCGTCAGGCGGTATTGCTCACAGCGCCGGACGGCGTGATCGTGGATTCGCGTTTGCACGACGGCACGCGAGACGACTTCCATCGTGCCGGTTTGTGGCCGGGCGCCGACTGGAGCGAATCGTGCGAGGGCACGAATGGCATCGGCACATGCGCTGTCGAGCGCGCGCCCGTCATCATCTGTCAGCAGGATCACTTTCGTGCGCGTCATACGCCGCTGACCTGTACTGCAAGCCCGGTGTTTGCGCCGCAGGGCGAACTGCTTGCCGTCATCGATGTGTCGTCGACAACCGCCGACGTCACCCGTCAAAGCCAATTCCACACGCTCGCGCTCGTCAATCTGACGGCGAAGGTCGTGGAGAGCGAGTATTTCTTTCAGCACTATCGCGACGAGTGGTTGCTGCAATTGCAGGAGCAGGCCGATCATCTTGGCGGTTTCGCGCAAGCCTTGATCGCGTTCGACGATACGGGGCGCGTGCTGGCGGCGAATCAAAGTGCGCTGAATTGTCTTGGCGCAACGCGCGATGAGATCGTCGGCACGCGCGTGGACCAATGGTTTGCACAGACGCTCGACACGCTGCTCGCGCAAGCGCATCCCGCGCCGAGCGCTTGCTGGCCGATTCGCACGAGCGCAGGTGATTCGCTGCTGGCCATGTTGCGGGCGCCGGCGCGTGCTGCACGCCGCACGCGCGATCTGCCTACGCCGTCGAAGGCGCCGCCGGCGTCGGTGGCCGCACCTTTCGCCGATCCGGCGTTATCGCGCGAATTCTCCCGGGCGTGCCGCGTGTTCGCGCACGATGTGCCCGTGCTGATTCGCGGCGAAACGGGCAGCGGCAAAGAGGTCTTTGCGCGCGCGGTGCATGCGTCGAGCGCGCGGTCGGGCGGGCCGTTCGTGGCGTTGAATTGCGCCGCCATACCCGAGTCGCTGATCGAGAGCGAACTGTTCGGCTACGTTGGCGGCAGTTTCACGGGTGCACGCAAGGAAGGGATGACCGGCAAGCTATGGCAGGCGAACGGCGGCACGTTGTTCCTGGACGAGATCGGCGACATGCCGTTCGCCATGCAGACGCGTTTGTTGCGCGTGCTCGAGGAGCGCAGGGTGTCGCCGCTGGGCGGCGGGGAATCCGTGCCGCTCGATATTCGCGTGCTCAGCGCCACGCACCGCGATCTGTCGGCGCGCATCGCCGAGCGCCAGTTTCGCGAGGATCTGTTTTATCGTCTGAGCGGGCTGGAGGTGACGGTGCCACCGTTGCGCGAGCGCGAGGACAAGGTCGACCTTATCGAGCGGCTACTGGCGCAAGCGTGCGCGCAGGGGGCAGGCGGTGCGGTCCACGTGACGGAGGCTGCACAGGCACGTCTGTGCAATTACGCGTGGCCGGGGAACGTGCGTCAGATGCGCAGCGTGATCCGAACGCTGGTGGCGCTCAGCGAGAACGGTATCGTCACCGTCGACGAGTTGCCTGACGCACTGCGCGACGCGCCGACCGTGATGGAGACGGGCGAGCTTGCGCGGGTGGGGGCAACGAATGAGGCGGATGCGCCGCCCGAAGCGCCGCTGGAAGCCGCGGAGCGGCAGGCGTTGCGCGCCGCGCTGGACGCCTGCCATGGACAGGTCAGTGCGGCGGCGCGACGTCTCGGCGTGAGCCGTAACACGCTGTACCGAAAGCTCAGGCGATTCGGGTTGCAGCGCGCCTGA
- a CDS encoding aldehyde dehydrogenase family protein, translating to MRYAPPGTPGALLSLQSRYENFIDGKFVPPVEGRYFINTSPVTGAIIGEFPRSNGADIELALNAAHAAAPKWGRTSVQARSRILLQIAERLESQLERFAVAETWDNGKPVRETLAADLPLAVDHFRYFAGCIRAQEGTAAEIDEHTAAYHFHEPLGVVGQIIPWNFPLLMAAWKLAPALAAGNCVVLKPAEQTPLSITLFAELVADLLPPGVLNVVQGFGKEAGEALATSKRIAKIAFTGSTPVGNHILTRAAANLIPSTVELGGKSPNLFFEDIMHGEPEFIEKAAEGLVLGFLNQGEVCTCPSRALVQESIYAPFMEVVMKRVERIKRGDPLDTETAVGAQASQQQFDKILTYLDLARREGAQVLTGGGIEMLDGPLASGYYIQPTLLKGENSMRVFQEEIFGPVVGVTTFKDEAEALAIANDTEFGLGAGVWTRDINRAYRMGRGIQAGRVWTNCYHLYPAHAAFGGYKKSGIGRETHKMMLGHYQQTKNLLVSYDVNPLGFF from the coding sequence ATGCGATACGCCCCACCCGGCACGCCCGGCGCCCTGCTGTCCCTGCAATCCCGTTACGAGAACTTCATCGACGGCAAGTTCGTGCCGCCGGTCGAGGGACGCTATTTCATCAACACCTCGCCGGTCACCGGCGCGATCATCGGTGAATTCCCGCGCTCGAACGGCGCGGACATCGAACTGGCGCTGAACGCCGCGCATGCCGCAGCGCCCAAGTGGGGAAGAACCTCCGTGCAGGCGCGTTCGCGCATTCTGCTGCAGATTGCCGAGCGTCTCGAATCGCAACTGGAACGCTTCGCCGTGGCGGAGACGTGGGACAACGGCAAACCCGTACGCGAGACGCTTGCCGCCGATCTGCCGCTGGCCGTCGACCATTTCCGCTATTTCGCCGGATGCATTCGCGCGCAGGAAGGCACGGCCGCAGAGATCGACGAGCACACCGCCGCCTATCACTTCCATGAACCGCTGGGCGTCGTCGGCCAGATCATTCCGTGGAACTTCCCGCTGCTGATGGCCGCGTGGAAGCTGGCGCCGGCGCTCGCCGCAGGCAATTGCGTGGTGCTCAAGCCCGCCGAGCAAACGCCGTTGTCGATCACGCTGTTCGCCGAACTCGTGGCCGACCTGCTCCCACCGGGCGTGCTCAACGTCGTGCAGGGCTTCGGCAAGGAGGCGGGGGAAGCCCTCGCGACCAGCAAGCGCATCGCCAAGATCGCCTTCACGGGATCAACGCCTGTGGGCAATCACATCCTCACGCGGGCCGCCGCCAACCTGATTCCGAGCACCGTCGAACTGGGCGGCAAGTCGCCGAACCTCTTCTTCGAGGACATCATGCACGGCGAGCCCGAGTTCATCGAAAAGGCCGCCGAGGGCCTTGTGTTGGGCTTTCTGAATCAGGGCGAGGTTTGCACGTGTCCGTCACGCGCGCTCGTGCAGGAGTCGATCTACGCGCCGTTCATGGAAGTGGTAATGAAGCGTGTCGAGCGTATCAAGCGCGGCGACCCGCTCGATACCGAGACGGCGGTCGGCGCGCAGGCGTCGCAACAGCAGTTCGACAAGATCCTGACGTACCTCGATCTGGCGCGCCGCGAAGGCGCACAAGTGCTGACAGGCGGTGGCATCGAAATGCTGGACGGGCCGCTCGCCTCCGGCTATTACATCCAGCCGACCCTGCTCAAGGGCGAGAACAGCATGCGCGTGTTCCAGGAAGAAATCTTCGGGCCGGTGGTCGGCGTCACGACCTTCAAGGATGAAGCCGAAGCGCTCGCCATCGCCAACGATACCGAGTTCGGCCTGGGGGCTGGTGTCTGGACACGCGACATCAATCGCGCCTATCGCATGGGCCGTGGGATTCAGGCCGGGCGCGTCTGGACCAACTGCTATCACCTCTATCCGGCCCACGCGGCGTTCGGCGGCTACAAAAAGTCGGGGATCGGGCGCGAGACCCACAAGATGATGCTCGGCCACTATCAGCAGACGAAGAACCTGCTGGTGAGCTACGACGTCAACCCGCTGGGCTTCTTCTGA